A genomic window from Silene latifolia isolate original U9 population chromosome Y, ASM4854445v1, whole genome shotgun sequence includes:
- the LOC141630452 gene encoding uncharacterized protein LOC141630452: MVELTPEQQLAAALAKIKELETILEKAAQAEAEITRLKESESSLFGTPEKDTSSGPQVIPDNEINKTEEAIMMAMLQEIQKLHNKIDIPGVPDPVAEVEVDSFADSPFTKEIAKIDLPKKFTVSSMRTYGGTSDSQNHVAIFKQKMLTALIPSEFGQVCMCKGFGTTLTGATLQWFINLPNGSIKNFADLVNGFNKQFARSRDIAKRPSNLFRVKQLPEESLKEFLARFFKEKVAIPRCDEETAVEAFTQGVLLDSDIYADLTKKACPTFATVQSITLEHQPKGKDEGPGKRDPRNNKDPPPPPPIYEVKFINGGSEICGLTSSAAKRIARESKLQPPSRSKLLPAVTFDDSDLQGVPDLHHDSLVITMKIGTSKVSRILINGSSSINLVMLDVLKAMKIDEEKIIKKSSVLVEFSGETKNTLGEISLATYVEDVASYERFGQKRRKFGAERNEIINQEVDKLLDMGMIREVMYPDWLANVVVVQKKNGRIQQQSNNQLPEEEAKEKERQMG; encoded by the exons atggtagaactTACCCCAGAGCAACAATTGGCCGCTGCCTTGGCTAAAATTAAAGAACTGGAAACAATTCTAGAAAAAGCAGCTCAAGCAGAGGCCGAGATCACTAGGCTTAAGGAATCAGAGTCTAGCCT ttttggaactccggagaaagATACCTCCTCTGGCCCACAAGTTATTCCTGACAACGAAATAAACAAGACTGAGGaagcaataatgatggccatgcttcaggaaatccagaAACTCCACAACAAGATAGATATACCTGGAGTGCCAGATCCTGTAGCTGAGGTGGAAGTTGATAGCTTTGCTGACTCACCCTTTACAaaagaaattgcaaagattgatctccccaagaaatttaccgtctcatctATGAGAACCTATGGtgggacctctgattcacaaaaccaCGTTGCTATATTTAAACAGAAGATGTTAACCGCCTTAATACCCAGTGAATTCGggcaagtttgcatgtgtaaaggctttggtactacCCTGACTGGAGCAACATTGCAGTGGTTCATCAAcctcccaaatggaagtatcaagaactTTGCAGACTTGGTCAATGGCTTCAATAAACAGTTTGCAAGAAGCAGAGACATCGCTAAGAGACCCAGTAACTTGTTCAGGGTAAAGCAGCTTCCTGAAGAGtccctcaaagaattcctggctaGATTTTTCAAAGAAAAAGTGGCCATTCCCAGGTGCGACGAAGAAACAGCAGTAGAAGCTTTCACGCAAGGAGTtttgcttgacagtgacatctatgcagatctaACCAAAAAggcatgtccaacctttgccactgttcagtCCATCACCTTggagcat CAACCCAAGGGCAAAGACGAAGGACCGGGCAAGAGAGATCCAAGAAACAACaaggatcctcctcctcctccccccatctatgaagtcaagttcataaacggAGGCTCAGAAATCTGTGGCTTGACCAGCTCGGCCGCTAAAAGAATCGCCAGGGAGTCTAAACTTCAACCCCCTTCTAGATCTAAACTATTACCTGctgttacttttgatgactcagacttgcagggaGTACCAGACCTACACCATGATAGCCTGGTAATTACCATGAAAATTGGCACatctaaggtatcaagaatcctgataaaCGGAAGCAGTTCAATCAACTTGGTGATGCTGGACGTTCTCAAAGCCATGAAAATAGATGAAGAGAAAATTATCAAGAAATCCAGTGTCCTGGTCgaattcagcggagaaacaaagaacaccctgggagagaTTAGCTTGGCAACCTATGTAGAAGACGtagcttcctatgaaagatttgga CAAAAAAGGAGAAAATTTGGTGCAGAAAGAAATGAAATCATCAatcaagaagttgacaagctattggacatgggaatgatcagggaagtgatgTACCCCGACTGGCTTGCCAATGTAGTAgttgtccaaaagaaaaatg GCAGAATCCAacaacaaagtaataatcagttgcCTGAAGAAGAAGCTAAAGAaaaggaaaggcagatgggctga